In Pelmatolapia mariae isolate MD_Pm_ZW linkage group LG8, Pm_UMD_F_2, whole genome shotgun sequence, one genomic interval encodes:
- the llgl2 gene encoding LLGL scribble cell polarity complex component 2 isoform X2, whose translation MKRFRRHGQESQRDRLKQELFAFNKTVEHGFPHQPSALGYSPSLKLLAIGTRSGAIKLYGAPGVEFMGLHDENAAVTQVHFMPHQVELVTLLDDNSLHMWTLRGHNGLSELLEIGRFTLTGPPGAPPSVTRVTAVLAHSSGELLLLGTEGGHVFVVEVPGFRELEERNISLDQVASSVPDDYIGRRNLEHVEALQENPVDPDQVIIGYGRGLMVIWDLEKKLAIQHIPATQQLESVCWTEDGKYILSSHSDGSYCRWMVGGQDTNEEEKSDIPYGHFPCKAISKIVQLPTKEGPPFLLFSGGMPRASYGDRHCITVIHGKTHVALDFTSRIIDFFVIRDGPQHTGNPSALVVLVEEELVVIDLKTEGWPIIQTPYLVPLHSSAITCSHHVSTIPLKLWERILAAGKHQNAHYSKKPWPVTGGQNLAPDPPQRDLLLTGHEDGTVRFWDASGVCLYPMYKLSTAGVFHTDADPNDNMNQGTEGEWPPFRKVGCFDPYSDDPRLGIQKIHLCKYSGYLTVAGTAGQILMLELNDEAAEQTVEAKVVDLLQGQEGFRWKGHTQLDIQEDPVMFPAGFQPFAVVQCQPPAVVTALTLHSEWKLIAFGTSHGFGLYDYQQKNSVLIKCTLNPSDQLAMEGPLSRVKSIKKSLRQSFRRIRRSRVSLRKQHVNTATKLQEANARLEAELAEMELAPVQRKIEARSSDDSFTGLVRTLYFADTFLSDSSHNTPSLWAGTNGGCVFAYMLRLPSVEHRADEPVTAQLSKEIQLMHRAPVVGIVVLDGHGAPLPEPLEVAHDLARAPDMQGSHHLLVVSEEQFKVFTLPKVSAKMKLKLTAVDGSRVRRVGMAWFGSNRTEDYGESGLLVLTNQGDVHVVSLPHVKMQVQYPCIRREDVSGIASCVFTKHGQGFYLISPSEFERFSLSTRCVVEPRCLVEAPLHSNQHQSQPDGASSTHRAKHDGEDAEVLQEIQKSLEGDQMSFLENNVKSAVA comes from the exons ATGAAAAGGTTCAGGCGGCACGGTCAAGAGTCCCAGAGGGATCGGCTAAAACAGGAACTCTTCGCGTTTAATAAG ACAGTGGAGCATGGATTCCCCCACCAGCCCAGTGCTCTGGGCTACAGTCCCTCCTTGAAGCTGCTGGCCATTGGCACTCGCTCCGGGGCTATCAAACT ATATGGAGCTCCAGGTGTGGAGTTCATGGGGCTACATGATGAGAATGCTGCTGTCACACAGGTGCACTTCATGCCCCACCAG GTTGAGCTGGTTACTTTGCTGGATGACAACAGTTTGCACATGTGGACTCTAAGAGGACACAATGGACTTTCGGAACTTCTTGAAATAGGACGCTTCACGCTGACTGGACCACCTGG tgCCCCTCCAAGCGTGACCAGAGTGACAGCAGTACTGGCCCACTCCTCAGgtgagctgctgctgttgggGACAGAAGGTGGACATGTATTTGTAGTTGAAGTTCCAGGATTCAGAGAGCTGGAAGAGAGGAACATCAGCCTTGACCAAGTTGCCAGCAG CGTACCTGATGACTACATCGGTCGCAGAAACCTAGAACATGTTGAGGCCTTACAAGAGAACCCGGTCGATCCAGATCAGGTCATCATTGGCTATGGACGTGGCCTCATGGTCATCTGGGATTTGGAGAAAAAACTTGCCATCCAGCACATTCCTGCCACACAG CAACTGGAGAGTGTGTGTTGGACTGAGGACGGAAAGTACATTCTGAGTTCACACAGCGATGGAAGCTATTGTCGATGGATGGTGGGGGGGCAGGACACGAATGAGGAAGAGAAATCAGACATTCCTTATG GACATTTTCCCTGCAAGGCCATTTCTAAAATAGTTCAGCTCCCTACAAAAGAAGG GCCTCCATTCCTGCTGTTCAGTGGTGGTATGCCCAGGGCCAGTTATGGGGACAGACACTGTATTACAGTGATCCATGGTAAAACACACGTGGCCTTGGACTTTACCTCCAGGATCATCGACTTCTTCGTCATTAGAGATGGACCGCAGCACACAG GAAATCCCAGTGCCCTGGTTGTCCtggtggaggaggagctggTAGTTATTGACTTGAAGACTGAGGGCTGGCCCATCATACAGACTCCTTACTTGGTCCCCCTTCATAGTTCAGCCATAACATGCTCACATCATGTCTCCACCATTCCCCTCAAACTGTGGGAGAGGATCCTCGCTGCTGGAAAGCATCAGAATGCACACTACtcaaaaaag CCGTGGCCAGTAACAGGAGGTCAGAACCTGGCCCCAGATCCTCCACAGAGAGATCTGCTCCTCACGGG GCATGAGGATGGCACAGTTCGTTTCTGGGATGCATCAGGAGTCTGTCTCTATCCCATGTACAAGCTGAGCACAGCTGGAGTATTCCACACAGATGCTGACCCCAATGACAACATGAACCAAGGGACTGAAGGAGAATggcctccatttagaaag gtTGGCTGTTTTGACCCCTACAGTGATGACCCAAGGCTCGGCATCCAGAAGATCCATCTCTGCAAATATAGTGGTTATCTGACTGTAGCTGGCACTGCGGGACAG ATCCTAATGTTGGAGTTGAATGACGAGGCAGCAGAGCAAACCGTGGAGGCTAAAGTTGTGGATTTGCTGCAAGGCCAAGAAGGATTTCGATGGAAG GGCCACACTCAGCTGGATATCCAGGAAGACCCGGTGATGTTTCCTGCAGGCTTCCAGCCCTTTGCTGTTGTCCAGTGCCAGCCCCCAGCTGTGGTCACTGCTCTCACACTGCACTCAGAGTGGAAGCTGATAGCCTTTGGCACCAGTCATGGGTTTGGGTTATATGACTACCAACAGAAGAACAGTGTCCTGATCAA GTGCACACTAAACCCCAGCGATCAGCTGGCCATGGAGGGTCCTCTGTCCAGAGTGAAGAGCATAAAGAAATCCCTGCGACAATCCTTTAGACGAATCAGACGTAGCAGAGTCTCTCTAAGAAAACAACATGTTAACACTGCTACTAAG CTCCAAGAGGCAAATGCTCGTCTGGAGGCTGAATTGGCAGAGATGGAGCTGGCTCCCGTCCAGAGGAAAATTGAAGCTCGCTCTTCAGACGACTCTTTCACTGGCCTAGTACGGACGCTCTACTTTGCTGACACCTTCCTCTCTGaca GTTCACATAACACACCCTCCCTATGGGCAGGGACCAATGGTGGCTGTGTGTTTGCCTACATGCTTCGCCTTCCTTCTGTTGAGCATAGAGCAGATGAGCCTGTCACAGCTCAACTAT CCAAGGAGATTCAGCTGATGCACCGCGCTCCTGTTGTTGGTATTGTGGTGTTAGATGGACATGGGGCTCCTCTCCCTGAGCCCCTGGAGGTGGCTCACGACCTGGCTCGCGCACCTGATATGCAGGGCTCACACCACCTCCTGGTCGTGTCTGAGGAACAGTTTAAG gttTTCACGCTGCCAAAAGTTAGTGCTAAGATGAAATTAAAGCTGACTGCTGTTGATGGTTCTCGAGTGCGAAGGGTAGGCATGGCCTGGTTTGGCAGCAATCGGACAGAGGACTATGGTGAAAGCGGCTTGTTGGTCCTGACTAATCAGGGCGATGTTCACGTGGTGTCACTGCCACACGTCAAGATGCAGGTACAGTACCCCTGCATCCGCCGAGAGGACGTCAGTGGAATCGCTTCTTGTGTTTTCACCAAGCACGGCCAAG GCTTCTACCTGATCTCACCGTCTGAGTTTGAAAGATTCTCTTTGTCGACCCGCTGTGTTGTGGAGCCTCGTTGTCTGGTGGAGGCTCCACTTCATTCCAACCAACACCAGTCACAACCAGATGGAGCTTCATCTACTCATAG AGCCAAACATGATGGTGAGGATGCAg
- the llgl2 gene encoding LLGL scribble cell polarity complex component 2 isoform X1, with the protein MKRFRRHGQESQRDRLKQELFAFNKTVEHGFPHQPSALGYSPSLKLLAIGTRSGAIKLYGAPGVEFMGLHDENAAVTQVHFMPHQVELVTLLDDNSLHMWTLRGHNGLSELLEIGRFTLTGPPGAPPSVTRVTAVLAHSSGELLLLGTEGGHVFVVEVPGFRELEERNISLDQVASSVPDDYIGRRNLEHVEALQENPVDPDQVIIGYGRGLMVIWDLEKKLAIQHIPATQQLESVCWTEDGKYILSSHSDGSYCRWMVGGQDTNEEEKSDIPYGHFPCKAISKIVQLPTKEGPPFLLFSGGMPRASYGDRHCITVIHGKTHVALDFTSRIIDFFVIRDGPQHTGNPSALVVLVEEELVVIDLKTEGWPIIQTPYLVPLHSSAITCSHHVSTIPLKLWERILAAGKHQNAHYSKKPWPVTGGQNLAPDPPQRDLLLTGHEDGTVRFWDASGVCLYPMYKLSTAGVFHTDADPNDNMNQGTEGEWPPFRKVGCFDPYSDDPRLGIQKIHLCKYSGYLTVAGTAGQILMLELNDEAAEQTVEAKVVDLLQGQEGFRWKGHTQLDIQEDPVMFPAGFQPFAVVQCQPPAVVTALTLHSEWKLIAFGTSHGFGLYDYQQKNSVLIKCTLNPSDQLAMEGPLSRVKSIKKSLRQSFRRIRRSRVSLRKQHVNTATKLQEANARLEAELAEMELAPVQRKIEARSSDDSFTGLVRTLYFADTFLSDSSHNTPSLWAGTNGGCVFAYMLRLPSVEHRADEPVTAQLSKEIQLMHRAPVVGIVVLDGHGAPLPEPLEVAHDLARAPDMQGSHHLLVVSEEQFKVFTLPKVSAKMKLKLTAVDGSRVRRVGMAWFGSNRTEDYGESGLLVLTNQGDVHVVSLPHVKMQVQYPCIRREDVSGIASCVFTKHGQGFYLISPSEFERFSLSTRCVVEPRCLVEAPLHSNQHQSQPDGASSTHRAKHDGEDAENAAKHVMEHALLNDEKVLQEIQKSLEGDQMSFLENNVKSAVA; encoded by the exons ATGAAAAGGTTCAGGCGGCACGGTCAAGAGTCCCAGAGGGATCGGCTAAAACAGGAACTCTTCGCGTTTAATAAG ACAGTGGAGCATGGATTCCCCCACCAGCCCAGTGCTCTGGGCTACAGTCCCTCCTTGAAGCTGCTGGCCATTGGCACTCGCTCCGGGGCTATCAAACT ATATGGAGCTCCAGGTGTGGAGTTCATGGGGCTACATGATGAGAATGCTGCTGTCACACAGGTGCACTTCATGCCCCACCAG GTTGAGCTGGTTACTTTGCTGGATGACAACAGTTTGCACATGTGGACTCTAAGAGGACACAATGGACTTTCGGAACTTCTTGAAATAGGACGCTTCACGCTGACTGGACCACCTGG tgCCCCTCCAAGCGTGACCAGAGTGACAGCAGTACTGGCCCACTCCTCAGgtgagctgctgctgttgggGACAGAAGGTGGACATGTATTTGTAGTTGAAGTTCCAGGATTCAGAGAGCTGGAAGAGAGGAACATCAGCCTTGACCAAGTTGCCAGCAG CGTACCTGATGACTACATCGGTCGCAGAAACCTAGAACATGTTGAGGCCTTACAAGAGAACCCGGTCGATCCAGATCAGGTCATCATTGGCTATGGACGTGGCCTCATGGTCATCTGGGATTTGGAGAAAAAACTTGCCATCCAGCACATTCCTGCCACACAG CAACTGGAGAGTGTGTGTTGGACTGAGGACGGAAAGTACATTCTGAGTTCACACAGCGATGGAAGCTATTGTCGATGGATGGTGGGGGGGCAGGACACGAATGAGGAAGAGAAATCAGACATTCCTTATG GACATTTTCCCTGCAAGGCCATTTCTAAAATAGTTCAGCTCCCTACAAAAGAAGG GCCTCCATTCCTGCTGTTCAGTGGTGGTATGCCCAGGGCCAGTTATGGGGACAGACACTGTATTACAGTGATCCATGGTAAAACACACGTGGCCTTGGACTTTACCTCCAGGATCATCGACTTCTTCGTCATTAGAGATGGACCGCAGCACACAG GAAATCCCAGTGCCCTGGTTGTCCtggtggaggaggagctggTAGTTATTGACTTGAAGACTGAGGGCTGGCCCATCATACAGACTCCTTACTTGGTCCCCCTTCATAGTTCAGCCATAACATGCTCACATCATGTCTCCACCATTCCCCTCAAACTGTGGGAGAGGATCCTCGCTGCTGGAAAGCATCAGAATGCACACTACtcaaaaaag CCGTGGCCAGTAACAGGAGGTCAGAACCTGGCCCCAGATCCTCCACAGAGAGATCTGCTCCTCACGGG GCATGAGGATGGCACAGTTCGTTTCTGGGATGCATCAGGAGTCTGTCTCTATCCCATGTACAAGCTGAGCACAGCTGGAGTATTCCACACAGATGCTGACCCCAATGACAACATGAACCAAGGGACTGAAGGAGAATggcctccatttagaaag gtTGGCTGTTTTGACCCCTACAGTGATGACCCAAGGCTCGGCATCCAGAAGATCCATCTCTGCAAATATAGTGGTTATCTGACTGTAGCTGGCACTGCGGGACAG ATCCTAATGTTGGAGTTGAATGACGAGGCAGCAGAGCAAACCGTGGAGGCTAAAGTTGTGGATTTGCTGCAAGGCCAAGAAGGATTTCGATGGAAG GGCCACACTCAGCTGGATATCCAGGAAGACCCGGTGATGTTTCCTGCAGGCTTCCAGCCCTTTGCTGTTGTCCAGTGCCAGCCCCCAGCTGTGGTCACTGCTCTCACACTGCACTCAGAGTGGAAGCTGATAGCCTTTGGCACCAGTCATGGGTTTGGGTTATATGACTACCAACAGAAGAACAGTGTCCTGATCAA GTGCACACTAAACCCCAGCGATCAGCTGGCCATGGAGGGTCCTCTGTCCAGAGTGAAGAGCATAAAGAAATCCCTGCGACAATCCTTTAGACGAATCAGACGTAGCAGAGTCTCTCTAAGAAAACAACATGTTAACACTGCTACTAAG CTCCAAGAGGCAAATGCTCGTCTGGAGGCTGAATTGGCAGAGATGGAGCTGGCTCCCGTCCAGAGGAAAATTGAAGCTCGCTCTTCAGACGACTCTTTCACTGGCCTAGTACGGACGCTCTACTTTGCTGACACCTTCCTCTCTGaca GTTCACATAACACACCCTCCCTATGGGCAGGGACCAATGGTGGCTGTGTGTTTGCCTACATGCTTCGCCTTCCTTCTGTTGAGCATAGAGCAGATGAGCCTGTCACAGCTCAACTAT CCAAGGAGATTCAGCTGATGCACCGCGCTCCTGTTGTTGGTATTGTGGTGTTAGATGGACATGGGGCTCCTCTCCCTGAGCCCCTGGAGGTGGCTCACGACCTGGCTCGCGCACCTGATATGCAGGGCTCACACCACCTCCTGGTCGTGTCTGAGGAACAGTTTAAG gttTTCACGCTGCCAAAAGTTAGTGCTAAGATGAAATTAAAGCTGACTGCTGTTGATGGTTCTCGAGTGCGAAGGGTAGGCATGGCCTGGTTTGGCAGCAATCGGACAGAGGACTATGGTGAAAGCGGCTTGTTGGTCCTGACTAATCAGGGCGATGTTCACGTGGTGTCACTGCCACACGTCAAGATGCAGGTACAGTACCCCTGCATCCGCCGAGAGGACGTCAGTGGAATCGCTTCTTGTGTTTTCACCAAGCACGGCCAAG GCTTCTACCTGATCTCACCGTCTGAGTTTGAAAGATTCTCTTTGTCGACCCGCTGTGTTGTGGAGCCTCGTTGTCTGGTGGAGGCTCCACTTCATTCCAACCAACACCAGTCACAACCAGATGGAGCTTCATCTACTCATAG AGCCAAACATGATGGTGAGGATGCAg